DNA from Pseudodesulfovibrio senegalensis:
GAACCCGTGCGCCGCAAGCTGTTGCTGGGCTGTGCCGGGCGCATGCACCTGCTGGAAATCGGGGGCCTGTGCCTGCAGGCCCATGATCCCGCTCTGGATGCCATGGCTTGCGGACTGCTGCAGAACGCCGTGGCCGCCAACCCGCTGGACGGGAACATGGCGCACCAGCTCTTGTCCGGAGACCGGGCCTGCGCCGTGCTGCCTCCGGCCACACTGGACGTCCTGCGCGCGGTGGCCGACAACTGGCGTGTCCCGAAAAACACCGGCTATTACGAGCGCCTTCGCAGCAGGCGGGATTTTGACAAGATACGTACTTTTGTGGAGCGCGAGGCCCAAAAGCAGCCGGACAACCTGTACTGGCGCGAACAGGCGTTGATCAACGGCGTGGTCAGCGCAAGCATGGATTGGACCGCGGACATGCTGGCCCCGGTGTTGGCCGACACGGGCGAACTCGACGGGCTTGAGCCTGTGCGCGCCGCTCTGGGCACCATGTTCGACCGCATGCACGGCAGGTGTGCTTCCGCGCAGAGCCTTGCCCGCCGGACCGGGGATGCGTTCGGCCCGGCCCAGGGCATGATGACCGCCGGTCTGTGTTTGCTGGACGCAGGAGAGCGCGAGCAGGCCGCGTCGCTTTTTCTGGAGGCCCTTGCACACCAGCCGTGGAATACCAGCCTGATCCTGCGCACGTATGATCTCGTGTTCGGTGTGGGGCAGGAGCGCGCCCCGCTGGATGGGGATGCCGTCATCCTCCTGTATTCGTGGAACAAGGACGTGGAGCTGGACGCCACCCTGCGGCATTTGTATTCGTCCGACCTCGGTTCGGCCCGGCTGGTGGTGCTGGATAACGGTTCCACGGACCGCACGGCCGAGGTGCTGGAGTCGTGGCAGCTGCGCTTCAAGCCCGAACGCATGGGCATCGTGACCCTGCCCGTGAATATCGGCGCGCCCGCGGCCCGCAACTGGCTCATGCATCTGCCCGAGGTGCAAGAAAGCGATTTCGTGGTCTATCTGGACGACGACGTGGAACTGCCCCGGGACTGGCTGACCACCCTCGGGGCCGCGGTCAAACGCTACCCGGACGCCGGGGTCTGGGGTTGCAAGGTGGTGGACCATGCCCAGCCCCTGCTCATGCAGCACGCGGACGGCCAGCTGACCCTGCCGGATGCCACCGGGGCCACCACGGCCAGCCTTGCGCCCAATCCCGTAAAACTTTCCGACCTGCATGTGCAGAGCACGGATACCGGGCTGTTTGATTACATGCGGCCCTGTGCCTCGGTCACGGGCTGCTGCCACCTGTTCCGCACGGAGCGGCTGTTGAAGACCGGAGATTTTTCCATCCACCTTTCCCCAAGCCAGTACGACGATTTCGAGCACGATCTGCGCCTGTGCGAGGCGGGCATGTTCCCGGTCTATACCGGGCATCTGCGCGTGCTGCACAA
Protein-coding regions in this window:
- a CDS encoding glycosyltransferase — protein: MTTMTMENPMTDGVLRSCWATLPEPVRRKLLLGCAGRMHLLEIGGLCLQAHDPALDAMACGLLQNAVAANPLDGNMAHQLLSGDRACAVLPPATLDVLRAVADNWRVPKNTGYYERLRSRRDFDKIRTFVEREAQKQPDNLYWREQALINGVVSASMDWTADMLAPVLADTGELDGLEPVRAALGTMFDRMHGRCASAQSLARRTGDAFGPAQGMMTAGLCLLDAGEREQAASLFLEALAHQPWNTSLILRTYDLVFGVGQERAPLDGDAVILLYSWNKDVELDATLRHLYSSDLGSARLVVLDNGSTDRTAEVLESWQLRFKPERMGIVTLPVNIGAPAARNWLMHLPEVQESDFVVYLDDDVELPRDWLTTLGAAVKRYPDAGVWGCKVVDHAQPLLMQHADGQLTLPDATGATTASLAPNPVKLSDLHVQSTDTGLFDYMRPCASVTGCCHLFRTERLLKTGDFSIHLSPSQYDDFEHDLRLCEAGMFPVYTGHLRVLHKKRSGAASRVSGPEEGNALGNRYKMQAMHARSDLHKAEQAGLALLEEDLQAKMRALDERIRA